GCAGGCGCGGCCGGGCGTCTGCGCCGGCACACTGAGTTCCGGGGCGGGGGTGTAATGCGTACTCGTCGTCGCGGTGTGATCGGTGGCCGGCCCGTGGGCCGGGCCGGTGTCACTGCGGCCACCCGCGGTGCACATGGCGACCGCGGCCAGCACCACCACCAGCAGGCCGAGCAGGACGAGTGGAACCACACCGCGGCGGCCGCCTCGCTGCGGCGGGGGCGCGGCCGGGCGTGGATCGAAGGGCACCGAATACGGCTGCTGATGCTGCTGTGCGTAGCCCGCTTCGGGCCGGGGCGGCACCGGCTGTCCCGGGAATCCGCCCGGCCCGCCGGTGGGCGGACCGGGCACCGGTCCCGGACCGGGCGCGGGCTGCCGCTCCGGGCCCGGCCGTGCCATCGATACCCCGCCCTGACCGGGCATGGCGGCGCCGACCGGCACGGGTGCGCCGCTGGGCACCGGGGCGCGGCCGGACCTACGTGAGGGGCGCGCCGCGCCGGGCGGGGCGGGCGGGGGAGTGCGCACGGTCTGGGCCGGGAAGCCCGCGGCGGTCAGGTCCGAATGAGTTGCGGCGGCGGCGAATCCGAACGCGCCGAGAGCCTGGGCGACCTGCGTCGCGTCCCAGGTGTCGGGCGCATCGGCGGTGATCCGGGCGAAGTAGCTGCGCAGCGCGGCCGGTCCATCGCCGAGGACGATATCCATGCCGTCGGGCAGATCGCCCTTGTCGAGGGTGACCCTGCTGCCGAGTTGCGGCATGACCAACACCATCCCGGTGACGCCCACCCGCTCGCGTCCCGGCGCGGCGCGCAGCAGCTGCGCGATCTCACCGGTGCGCGCGCGGATCTCGGTCATCGGTTCGGTGCCGGCCTCGGTGCCCGCCAGTGGCGCGATCCGGTCGCCGATGGTCCAGGGCCGGTAACCGGAGACGGCCAGGGTGCCGCTCGCCCGCTCGGTGAAATCCTTGATCACCACGACGACGCAGGTCTTGGGCGTCCACACGATCACGTCCGCGGCTCCGGCCGCGACCACGGCGATACCCGGTAGTGCGTGTGCGCCGGTCCAGGTCTTGAGCCAGTTCGCCACCGTCCGTTCGGAATTGGACAGCCGCGACGGATCGTCGTTGCGAACCTTCACCAACATCTGGATCAACCCCTGACCGATGCCTGCTGTGCCGGCCGCCCGCAACGGCCCGCGCGATCACGGTACGAGGGTACGGCGAAGCGGGCGAATCGGCTTGGGCGGCAGCACAGATCATCCACTATCGATGCGGCGGGGTCGTCGGCGGGTCACCCTTGCCGATGCCAGGCCGGATATCCGTCCGGCCGGACCAGTACCCGGGTGCCGTCGGTGGCGGCGTAGTCGGCGAAGGCGTGACCGCCGGTCGCCACCAGTTGATCGGGCTCGGCCGGTGTCCCTGGTGCGACGATCGAATATGCCCGCAGCCCTGCCCCTTCCACGCTGTGATCCGGTGTGCCGAACGACAGGTGTGTCGCGTGCGGGTCTCGGAACAGGTCGAACAGCCGCACGCTCGATCCGTCGGCCCGGTGCGGCGGGGCATCGGGTGCGCGATCTCCGGCGGTGAGCACACCGGTGTCGGCCGGGGCGCGGTAGCTGATGCCGAGCTGATGGGTCTCCGGGCCGCGCTCGAGCGCGGCCTCGCGGCCGTCGAGGTGTTTGTCGAGTAGTTCCGCGCTCAGGCCGAGTACACGCTGGGCCACTCCGCGGCGTTCGGATTCGTAGGTGCCCAGCGGTCGCTCGTCGCCGTCGAGGGCCGCGGCCAGTTTCCAGCCGAGGTTGTAGGCGTCCTGGATACCGGTGTTCATGCCCTGCCCGCCGGTCGGCGGGTGGGCATGGGCGGCGTCACCGGCGAGCAGGACCCGTCCCGCGCGGAAGTGCCGGGCCAGGCGAATGTTGGGCCGCCACAGCGTCGACCAGATGGGCTCGCCGATGGTGATGCCGGTGCGGCCCGACATCCGATCCACATACCCCTGCAACAGCTCGCGAGACGGTTCGGCGGCCTGACCCAGCGGGGCCGCGAACTGGAACAGGGCGCCGCCCGGCAGTGGGGTCAGTGCGATCCCCTCGGTCGGAGCGTCCGCGGGGGCGAACCAGTAGCCGAAATCATGATCGAGCCCGTCGGCGGTGACGTCACCGAGCAGCATGCGGAGGGATTCGTCGGTGGTGCCCTCGAACGCGATGCCCAGGGCGCGGCGCACCGTGCTCGCCCCGCCGTCGGCGCCCACGAGATGGTCCGCGATCACCGTTTCGGTCCCGTCCGCGGTGGCCAGGGTGCCACCGATGTGGATGCGCATGAGCGGAGGTGGCGTTGCCGCGGCCAGGATCGCGTCGAGGACGCCGAGATCGTCGAAGACCTCCAGGGTGCGGGGCTGTATTCCGTCGCCCCGCGATCCGGAGAAGGGCGTCTCGGCCTTGTCGGCGACGCGCACGGCGATCCCGCGGCGCGCGAGGTCGATGGCGAGGGTGAGTCCGGTCGGACCGGCTCCGGCGATCAACACCGAGATCGTCGACATCACCACGGCCGCCGGGCGCTCGGCGGGGTCGTTCTACAACCACTGCGCCGGCAAGGAGCAGCTCCTGCAGGCGCTGCTGGAAGACTTTGCCGCGGAAGGGATTCCTCTGCCGAGGACAGTGCCCACGATCCGGACTTCACCAAGCCCGACGCGGTCGGTTTCCATATCGAGCAGTACTGGACGTTCGCGCGCCGGCATTGGCCGGTGCTGCGGGCGGTCGCGCAGGCGGCTCTCGTGGACGAGGATTTCGCGCGGCCGGCGAGCAGATTCGGGATGGCCCAGCTGGAGGAGGTCGCCGATCACCTCGACGGATTCGACGCGGCCGGACTCCGGCTGCCCGGCACGCCCGAATTCAGTGTGGCGATGATGTTCCCGCTCGTACGGGCGGTGGTCGAGGCCGTCGAGGAGGGTGCGATCGACCTCGGGGACGAGCAGGCGGTCGCCGCGCTCACCCGATTCGTCTACCGCGGTCTCACCGGCCGCGACTACTGAGCGATCAGGGCACCAGCACGATCGAACCGGTGGTGCGGCGCGCTTCCAGATCTCGATGGGCCCTTGCCGCGTCGGCGAGCGGATACTCCGCGCCGATCCGCAGCCGCAGCGAACCGCCGGCGATGGCGTCGAGGACATCGCCCGCGCGCCAGACCAGTTCGGCCCGGTCCCGGGTGTAGTGGGCGAGTGTCGGCCGGGTGACGAACAACGATCCGGCCGGATTGAGCCGCTGCAGATCGAACGGCGGCACCTGACCGCTGGCGGCGCCGAAGAGCGCGAGCATGCCGCGGATGCGCAATGACGCCAGACTCGCTTCGAAGGTCGCCGCACCCACGCCGTCGTAGACCGCCGCCACGCCCGCGCCGTCGGTCAGCTCGCGAACCCGCTGGGCGAGATCGTCGCCGTAGCGCAGCACGTGGGCGGCGCCGGCGCCGCGGGACAACTCCTCCTTGGCATCGGTGGAGACCGTGGTGATCACCCGGATATCGCGGGCCGCGGCCAGCTGGGTCAGCAGCAGGCCCACTCCGCCGGCGCCGGCGTGGACCAGAATCGTCTCCCCGGGCTCGGGCTTGTAGACCGATTCGATCAGATAGTGCGCGGTCATGCCCTGCAGCAGCGCCGAGGCCGCGACCGCCGCGGGCACCGCATCCGGTACCGCGACGGCTACCGCCTCGTTCACGGCGACCCGTTCGGCGTAGCTGCCCGGCGCGGCCGCCCACGCCACGCGATCACCGACGGTGAAATCGGTCACCTCGGAGCCGATCGCGGCGACCACGCCGGTGCCCTCCGACCCCGGAATGTAGGGCACCGCCTGCGGATAGGTCCCGGTGCGGATATAGGTGTCGATGAAATTGACACCGGCCGCCTCGGTGTCGACGAGCAGCTGATTCGGCCCGATGACGGGATCGTCGACCTCGGTCGCGACGAGGACTTCGGGACCGCCGTGTTCGCTGACCTGGATGGCGCGCATGGAATCCAGTTCTACACCCGCGCCGGGGCCGGGCCACCGGTAGGGCGGCGAGGCGTCGACTACCGGGCGGTAAACTCGCCGTCATGAGCGAAACCGCCACCGCGGCCCCGGTGCAGCCGTCCTCCGCCGTCATCGATTCGGTCAAGAAGTTCGTCGCCGAACACGGTGGCTCCGGAACCGCCGTACTGCAGCAGATCGGCCGGGTCGGGGTCCGCATCACCCTCGTCGGCGCCGATGGTGTGCTCGGCGATCGGGTGGTCGCGGATCTGGCGACCGCCAAGGCCGTGGTCGAGGCGGTCGACGGCCTCGCCGAGACCGAGCACTGGGATCGTGATCTGAGCGCCGCGGCCACCCCGGCCAAGGGACACTGGGCGCGGATGGCCGGATGGGTCGCCCATCAGACCCGGTTCCCGAAGGCGCGCAACGAGCGCTGACCCCGGCCGAGGTAATTGTGGTGATGCGATCGCGGGTGATCGCGGCCGCGACGGGTGCGGTAGCGGCGCTGCTGGCGCTGGTCGCCCCGGCGCGAGCACAGGCTCCGGATGCGTTGCGCGTGTGTACGACAGGCGATTACCCGCCCTATTCGGTGACCGACGGCCAGGGCGGCTATCGCGGCATCGATATCGATCTGGTGCGCGATATGGCCGATGCGCTGCACCGGCAGGTGCGTTTCGTGCCGACCAGCTGGTCGTCGATGGGTGCCGACTTCGGCTCGCGCGCTTGTGATCTCGCGGTCGGCGGCATCTCCGACTCCGCCGCGCGGCGGTCCTACGCCGATTTCTCGCTGAGCTACGGCACCGATGGTAAGGCGCCGATCGTGCGGGCCGCCGACGGCGACCGGTACGCCACTGTCGCGGAGATCGATCAGCCGCAGGTCAGGGTGATCGTGAATCGTGGTGGTACCAACGAGCAGTTCGCTCGCGCCCACTTCCCGCACGCGCAACTGACGGTGTGGCCGGACAACGTGACGATCTTCGATCAGATCTCGGCCGGTCGCGCCGATGTCTTCGTCACCGACTCGGTCGAGGGCCGCTATCGTGCCCGGCAGCATCCGGATCTGCGTGTGCTGCACCCCGAGGCGCCGTTCGACTCCTTCGGCAAGGTGTTCCTCGTGCCGAAGAACGATGCCCTCACCCTGCTGATG
The genomic region above belongs to Nocardia spumae and contains:
- a CDS encoding quinone oxidoreductase family protein — encoded protein: MRAIQVSEHGGPEVLVATEVDDPVIGPNQLLVDTEAAGVNFIDTYIRTGTYPQAVPYIPGSEGTGVVAAIGSEVTDFTVGDRVAWAAAPGSYAERVAVNEAVAVAVPDAVPAAVAASALLQGMTAHYLIESVYKPEPGETILVHAGAGGVGLLLTQLAAARDIRVITTVSTDAKEELSRGAGAAHVLRYGDDLAQRVRELTDGAGVAAVYDGVGAATFEASLASLRIRGMLALFGAASGQVPPFDLQRLNPAGSLFVTRPTLAHYTRDRAELVWRAGDVLDAIAGGSLRLRIGAEYPLADAARAHRDLEARRTTGSIVLVP
- a CDS encoding FAD-dependent monooxygenase gives rise to the protein MSTISVLIAGAGPTGLTLAIDLARRGIAVRVADKAETPFSGSRGDGIQPRTLEVFDDLGVLDAILAAATPPPLMRIHIGGTLATADGTETVIADHLVGADGGASTVRRALGIAFEGTTDESLRMLLGDVTADGLDHDFGYWFAPADAPTEGIALTPLPGGALFQFAAPLGQAAEPSRELLQGYVDRMSGRTGITIGEPIWSTLWRPNIRLARHFRAGRVLLAGDAAHAHPPTGGQGMNTGIQDAYNLGWKLAAALDGDERPLGTYESERRGVAQRVLGLSAELLDKHLDGREAALERGPETHQLGISYRAPADTGVLTAGDRAPDAPPHRADGSSVRLFDLFRDPHATHLSFGTPDHSVEGAGLRAYSIVAPGTPAEPDQLVATGGHAFADYAATDGTRVLVRPDGYPAWHRQG
- a CDS encoding transporter substrate-binding domain-containing protein; this encodes MGRPSDPVPEGAQRALTPAEVIVVMRSRVIAAATGAVAALLALVAPARAQAPDALRVCTTGDYPPYSVTDGQGGYRGIDIDLVRDMADALHRQVRFVPTSWSSMGADFGSRACDLAVGGISDSAARRSYADFSLSYGTDGKAPIVRAADGDRYATVAEIDQPQVRVIVNRGGTNEQFARAHFPHAQLTVWPDNVTIFDQISAGRADVFVTDSVEGRYRARQHPDLRVLHPEAPFDSFGKVFLVPKNDALTLLMVNGWLASRLATGDIDRRFDAWIGPHATA